Proteins from a genomic interval of Rosa chinensis cultivar Old Blush chromosome 2, RchiOBHm-V2, whole genome shotgun sequence:
- the LOC112187351 gene encoding 40S ribosomal protein S9-2, protein MVHVVFYRNYGKTFKKPRRPYEKERLDAELKLVGEYGLRCKRELWRVQYALSRIRNAARELLTLDEKNPRRIFEGEALLRRMNRFGLLEESQNKLDYVLALTVENFLERRLQTQVFKSGMAKSIHHARVLIRQRHIRVGRQVVNIPSFMVRIDSEKHIDFAITSPLGGGRPGRVKRRNQKAAAKKAAGGDGDEEDEE, encoded by the exons ATGGTTCACGTCGTCTTCTACCGCAATT ATGGAAAGACTTTCAAGAAGCCAAGACGTCCCTATGAGAAGGAACGTTTGGATGCTGAGCTGAAGCTTGTAGGAGAATATGGGCTTCGGTGCAAGAGGGAGTTGTGGAGGGTTCAGTATGCTTTGAGCCGCATCCGTAATGCTGCCAGGGAACTTCTTACCCTGGATGAGAAGAATCCTCGCCGTATCTTTGAGGGTGAGGCTCTTCTGCGCAGGATGAACAGGTTTGGGCTTCTGGAAGAGAGCCAGAACAAGCTCGATTACGTCCTTGCACTCACTGTTGAGAACTTCCTTGAGAGGCGTCTTCAGACCCAAGTGTTTAAATCTGGTATGGCCAAGTCCATCCATCACGCCAGGGTTCTCATCAGGCAAAGGCACATCAG GGTTGGAAGGCAGGTGGTGAACATTCCATCATTCATGGTGAGAATTGATTCTGAGAAGCACATCGACTTTGCCATCACAAGTCCCCTTGGAGGAGGCCGCCCCGGAAGAGTGAAGAGAAGGAACCAGAAGGCCGCTGCCAAGAAGGCAGCTGGTGGTGATGGAGACGAGGAAGATGAGGAATGA
- the LOC112185223 gene encoding uncharacterized protein LOC112185223 → MITVRPKQEEMEVRFATKLKPKPKAAAAALVAYGTDDDSAGSSEEMESPRSVQGRWRRRRSSSENKKKAAYVHSQILRIREEDSQLGESYFGAKEKAAHSVASRVDVVLLARSVLPSSPLKNTVNALH, encoded by the coding sequence ATGATCACAGTGAGACCCAAGCAGGAGGAAATGGAGGTCCGATTCGCGACGAAGCTGAAGCCGAAGCCgaaggcggcggcggcggcgttGGTGGCTTACGGCACCGACGACGATAGTGCCGGGTCGTCGGAGGAGATGGAGTCGCCGAGGTCGGTGCAGGggagatggaggaggaggaggtcgtCGTCGGAGAATAAGAAGAAGGCGGCGTACGTGCACAGCCAGATCTTGAGGATCAGAGAGGAGGACTCGCAGCTCGGCGAGAGCTACTTTGGCGCGAAAGAGAAGGCCGCTCACTCCGTGGCTTCGCGCGTCGACGTTGTGCTTTTGGCCCGGTCGGTCTTGCCTTCCTCGCCGCTCAAGAACACCGTCAACGCTTTGCACTGA
- the LOC112187350 gene encoding tubulin alpha-2 chain: MRECISIHIGQAGIQVGNACWELYCLEHGIQPDGQMPSDKTVGGGDDAFNTFFSETGAGKHVPRAVFLDLEPTVIDEVRTGTYRQLFHPEQLISGKEDAANNFARGHYTIGKEIVDLCLDRIRKLADNCTGLQGFLVFHAVGGGTGSGLGSLLLERLSVDYGKKSKLGFTVYPSPQVSTSVVEPYNSVLSTHSLLEHTDVAVLLDNEAIYDICRRSLDIERPTYTNLNRLVSQVISSLTASLRFDGALNVDVTEFQTNLVPYPRIHFMLSSYAPVISAEKAYHEQLSVAEITNSAFEPASMMAKCDPRHGKYMACCLMYRGDVVPKDVNAAVATIKTKRTIQFVDWCPTGFKCGINYQPPTVVPGGDLAKVQRAVCMISNSTSVAEVFSRIDHKFDLMYAKRAFVHWYVGEGMEEGEFSEAREDLAALEKDYEEVGLESAEGEDGEDEEY, translated from the exons ATGAGAGAGTGCATCTCCATCCACATCGGTCAGGCCGGAATCCAAGTCGGCAACGCCTGCTGGGAGCTTTACTGCCTCGAACACGGCATTCAG CCTGATGGGCAAATGCCGAGTGACAAGACCGTCGGCGGCGGAGACGACGCCTTCAACACTTTCTTCAGTGAAACCGGAGCCGGAAAGCACGTCCCCCGCGCCGTGTTCTTGGATCTGGAGCCCACCGTCATCGACGAGGTGAGGACCGGAACTTACCGCCAGCTGTTCCACCCCGAGCAGCTCATCAGCGGCAAAGAGGACGCCGCCAACAACTTCGCCAGAGGCCATTACACAA TTGGAAAGGAGATTGTAGATCTGTGCCTGGATCGGATCCGGAAGCTTGCGGACAACTGTACTGGGCTTCAAGGGTTTCTGGTGTTCCATGCCGTCGGAGGTGGGACTGGATCTGGGCTTGGATCTCTGCTCCTGGAGAGGCTCTCTGTGGACTATGGGAAGAAATCTAAGCTTGGATTCACTGTTTACCCATCTCCTCAGGTTTCGACCTCTGTTGTTGAGCCTTACAACAgtgttttgtccactcactcgcTCTTGGAGCACACTGATGTGGCTGTGCTTCTGGACAATGAAGCCATCTATGATATCTGCCGCAGATCGCTTGACATTGAGCGACCAACTTACACCAACCTCAACAGGCTTGTTTCTCAG GTTATTTCCTCACTCACTGCTTCTCTGCGTTTTGATGGAGCACTCAATGTTGATGTGACTGAGTTCCAGACCAATCTGGTGCCATACCCTAGAATCCATTTCATGCTTTCATCCTATGCACCAGTGATCTCTGCCGAGAAGGCCTACCATGAGCAACTCTCTGTGGCTGAAATCACCAACAGCGCCTTTGAGCCGGCCTCTATGATGGCCAAATGTGATCCTAGGCATGGTAAGTATATGGCTTGCTGCCTGATGTACAGAGGAGATGTGGTACCAAAGGATGTGAATGCTGCTGTGGCCACAATCAAGACCAAGAGGACCATTCAGTTTGTGGATTGGTGCCCAACTGGGTTCAAGTGTGGTATCAACTACCAGCCCCCTACTGTAGTACCTGGTGGTGACTTGGCTAAGGTTCAGAGGGCTGTGTGCATGATTTCCAACTCCACAAGTGTTGCTGAAGTGTTTTCAAGGATTGATCACAAGTTTGATCTGATGTATGCTAAGCGTGCTTTTGTGCACTGGTATGTTGGTGAGGGTATGGAGGAGGGTGAGTTTTCGGAAGCTAGGGAGGACTTGGCTGCCCTTGAGAAGGATTATGAAGAAGTTGGCTTGGAGTCAGCTGAGGGTGAAGATGGTGAGGATGAGGAGTACTAG
- the LOC112187341 gene encoding ABC transporter B family member 19 isoform X1, which produces MADTTEPTKTLPEAEKKKEQSLPFYQLFSFADKYDCLLMVSGSIGAIIHGSSMPVFFLLFGEMVNGFGKNQMNLQKMTAEVAKYALYFVYLGLIVCFSSYAEIACWMYTGERQVSTLRKKYLEAVLKQDVGFFDTDARTGDIVFSVSTDTLLVQDAISEKVGNFIHYLSTFLAGLVVGFVSAWRLALLSVAVIPGIAFAGGLYAYTLTGLTSKSRESYANAGIMAEQAIAQVRTVKSYVGESKALNSYSDAIQNTLQLGYKAGMAKGLGLGCTYGIACMSWALVFWYAGVFIRNGQTDGGKAFTAIFSAIVGGMSLGQSFSNLGAFSKGKSAGYKLMEIIRQKPTIIQDQLDGKCLSEVKGNIELKEVTFSYPSRPDVIIFRNFSIFFPAGKTVAVVGGSGSGKSTVVSLIERFYDPNQAGQVLLDGVDIRTLQLKWLRDQMGLVNQEPALFATTILENILYGKPDATMDEVEAAASAANAHSFITLLPNGYNTQVGERGVQLSGGQKQRIAIARAMLKDPKILLLDEATSALDASSESIVQEALDRLMVGRTTVVVAHRLSTIRNVDSIAVIQQGQVVETGTHEELIAKAGAYSSLIRFQEMVGNRDFRNPSTRCSRSSRLSHSLSTKSLSLRSGSLRNLSYQYSTGADGRIEMISNAETDRKTRAPRGYFFRLLTLNAPEWPYSIMGAIGSVLSGFIGPTFAIVMSNMIEVFYYRNPASMERKTKEYVFIYIGAGLYAVVAYLIQHYFFSIMGENLTTRVRRMMLAAILRNEVGWYDEEENNSSLLASKLATDAADVKSAIAERISVILQNMTSLLTSFIVAFIVEWRVSLLILATFPLLVLANFAQQLSLKGFAGDTAKAHAKTSMIAGEGVSNIRTVAAFNAQDKILSLFCHELRIPQLGSLRRSQTAGLLFGLSQLALYASEALILWYGAHLVSKGVSTFSKVIKVFVVLVVTANSVAETVSLAPEIIRGGEAVGSVFSILDRQTRIDPDDPEAEVVETIRGEIELRHVDFAYPSRPDIMIFKDFNLRIRTGQSQALVGASGSGKSSVIALIERFYDPIVGKVMIDGKDIRRLNLKSLRLKIGLVQQEPALFAASIFDNIAYGKEGATEAEVVEAARTANVHGFVSGLPDGYKTPVGERGVQLSGGQKQRIAIARAVLKDPTILLLDEATSALDAESECVLQEALERLMRGRTTVLVAHRLSTIRGVDSIGVVQDGRIVEHGSHSELVSRPDGAYSRLLQLQNHRI; this is translated from the exons ATGGCTGACACCACAGAGCCAACCAAGACATTGCCGGAggcagagaaaaagaaagaacagaGCTTGCCGTTTTACCAGCTCTTCTCCTTTGCTGACAAGTATGATTGCCTCCTCATGGTCTCTGGCAGCATAGGAGCCATAATTCACGGCTCTTCTATGCCCGTGTTCTTCCTCTTATTTGGTGAAATGGTTAATGGGTTCGGCAAAAACCAAATGAATCTGCAGAAAATGACCGCCGAAGTAGCCAAG TATGCTCTGTATTTTGTGTATCTCGGCCTGATCGTCTGCTTCTCATCCTACGCCG aGATTGCATGCTGGATGTACACCGGAGAAAGACAAGTGAGCACTCTGAGGAAGAAGTATCTGGAAGCCGTGCTTAAACAAGACGTGGGGTTTTTCGACACGGATGCCAGAACAGGTGACATAGTCTTCAGCGTCTCGACGGACACCCTTCTGGTCCAAGATGCCATTAGCGAGAAG GTGGGGAACTTCATACACTATCTCTCAACATTTCTGGCGGGACTGGTGGTTGGGTTTGTATCAGCATGGAGGCTGGCGCTGCTGAGTGTGGCAGTCATCCCGGGGATTGCTTTTGCTGGCGGGTTGTATGCTTATACGCTTACAGGGCTCACATCCAAGAGCCGAGAATCGTATGCAAATGCGGGCATTATGGCTGAGCAA GCCATTGCACAAGTACGGACAGTTAAATCATATGTTGGTGAAAGCAAGGCCCTGAATTCGTATTCAGATGCCATACAGAACACCTTGCAGCTTGGTTACAAGGCCGGAATGGCCAAAGGTCTGGGGTTAGGGTGTACCTATGGCATAGCTTGTATGTCGTGGGCTCTTGTTTTCTGGTATGCCGGTGTGTTTATCCGAAATGGACAGACTGATGGAGGGAAAGCATTCACAGCCATTTTTTCAGCTATTGTTGGTGGCAT GAGCTTGGGTCAGTCATTTTCCAATCTTGGGGCCTTTAGCAAAGGTAAATCAGCTGGATACAAGTTGATGGAGATTATTAGGCAAAAGCCCACCATAATTCAGGACCAGTTGGATGGAAAGTGCTTGTCTGAGGTTAAAGGAAACATAGAACTCAAGGAGGTGACATTCAGCTACCCATCCAGGCCAGATGTTATCATTTTCCGAAATTTTTCAATCTTCTTCCCAGCTGGAAAGACTGTTGCCGTTGTTGGAGGCAGTGGTTCAGGGAAAAGCACCGTTGTCTCTCTGATTGAAAGGTTTTACGATCCTAACCAGG CAGGTCAGGTATTGCTGGATGGTGTGGACATAAGAACACTGCAGCTGAAATGGTTACGTGATCAGATGGGCCTGGTAAACCAGGAGCCTGCACTCTTTGCTACTACCATTCTTGAGAACATACTCTATGGAAAGCCTGATGCAACAATGGATGAAGTAGAAGCTGCAGCCTCTGCAGCTAATGCTCATAGTTTCATCACTTTGCTTCCTAATGGGTATAACACTCAG GTAGGAGAGCGAGGAGTCCAACTCTCTGGAGGTCAAAAACAGAGAATTGCAATTGCTAGAGCTATGTTGAAAGACCCAAAGATCCTGCTTCTTGATGAAGCAACCAGCGCCCTTGATGCAAGCTCTGAGAGCATTGTTCAAGAAGCTCTTGATCGTCTCATGGTTGGGAGGACAACTGTAGTTGTGGCACATCGCCTTTCCACCATAAGGAATGTTGACAGCATTGCAGTTATACAACAAGGGCAAGTTGTTGAGACAGGAACTCATGAAGAACTGATTGCCAAAGCAGGGGCTTATTCTTCATTAATTCGGTTCCAAGAAATGGTTGGAAACAGAGACTTCAGGAATCCATCTACTCGTTGTTCACGATCATCACGACTAAGCCACTCATTGTCAACCAAGTCTTTGAGCCTCCGGTCTGGCAGCTTAAGGAACCTGAGCTACCAGTACAGTACTGGTGCTGATGGGAGGATAGAGATGATTTCAAATGCTGAGACAGACAGGAAAACTCGAGCTCCAAGGGGATATTTCTTTCGGCTTCTCACGCTAAATGCTCCTGAATGGCCTTATTCAATCATGGGTGCCATAGGATCAGTACTGTCCGGGTTTATCGGTCCAACCTTTGCTATTGTAATGAGCAACATGATTGAGGTGTTCTATTATAGAAATCCTGCTTCCATGGAGAGGAAGACAAAGGAGTATGTCTTCATTTACATAGGAGCTGGGCTCTATGCTGTAGTTGCATATTTGATACAACATTACTTCTTCAGCATAATGGGAGAGAACCTCACTACTAGAGTAAGGAGGATGATGCTTGCAG CAATTTTAAGGAACGAAGTCGGATGGTATGATGAAGAGGAGAACAACTCGAGTCTTCTAGCCTCAAAACTGGCCACAGATGCTGCTGATGTGAAATCCGCAATTGCTGAGAGGATTTCTGTGATTCTGCAGAACATGACTTCACTGCTCACTTCATTCATAGTTGCTTTCATTGTGGAATGGAGGGTCTCCCTACTTATCCTAGCAACCTTTCCTCTTTTGGTTCTTGCCAACTTTGCTCAG CAACTTTCGCTTAAAGGTTTTGCCGGAGACACTGCCAAGGCTCATGCAAAGACGAGCATGATTGCAGGGGAAGGAGTGAGCAACATTCGAACAGTTGCAGCCTTCAATGCACAAGACAagatcctctctctcttctgccaTGAGCTTCGTATCCCACAACTAGGAAGCCTTCGTCGGAGCCAAACTGCTGGTCTCCTATTTGGCCTCTCACAACTTGCGTTATATGCATCTGAAGCTCTCATTCTATGGTATGGCGCCCACCTTGTGAGCAAAGGTGTCTCAACCTTCTCCAAAGTCATCAAGGTTTTTGTGGTCCTGGTTGTAACAGCCAATTCAGTAGCAGAAACAGTTAGTCTTGCCCCTGAGATTATTAGGGGTGGTGAAGCTGTTGGCTCTGTGTTTTCAATTCTTGATCGCCAAACTAGGATTGACCCGGATGACCCTGAGGCTGAGGTGGTTGAAACAATTCGTGGGGAAATTGAACTTAGGCATGTCGATTTTGCATACCCTTCACGACCTGATATTATGATCTTTAAAGATTTTAATCTCAGAATCCGTACTGGCCAAAGCCAAGCACTTGTTGGAGCTAGTGGTTCGGGGAAGAGTTCTGTGATTGCATTGATCGAGAGGTTCTATGATCCAATAGTTGGGAAGGTAATGATTGATGGCAAAGACATTCGACGTCTGAACTTGAAGTCTCTTAGGCTGAAAATTGGTTTGGTGCAACAAGAACCAGCTCTCTTTGCAGCAAGCATTTTCGATAACATTGCCTATGGAAAAGAAGGTGCAACCGAAGCAGAAGTAGTCGAAGCTGCACGTACAGCCAATGTGCATGGATTCGTTAGTGGATTGCCCGATGGGTACAAAACTCCTGTTGGGGAGAGAGGGGTTCAGCTCTCAGGAGGACAGAAACAAAGAATTGCTATAGCAAGAGCTGTGCTCAAGGACCCAACAATACTTTTGCTGGATGAAGCCACAAGTGCACTGGATGCAGAATCAGAATGCGTACTACAAGAAGCGCTGGAGAGGCTCATGAGGGGCCGAACTACTGTGCTGGTTGCCCACCGTTTATCAACAATTAGAGGGGTGGATAGCATCGGTGTGGTGCAAGATGGGCGCATTGTGGAACATGGAAGCCACTCAGAACTTGTGAGCCGCCCAGATGGGGCATATTCGAGACTCTTGCAGCTACAAAATCATCGGATATGA
- the LOC112187341 gene encoding ABC transporter B family member 19 isoform X2, translated as MADTTEPTKTLPEAEKKKEQSLPFYQLFSFADKYDCLLMVSGSIGAIIHGSSMPVFFLLFGEMVNGFGKNQMNLQKMTAEVAKYALYFVYLGLIVCFSSYAEIACWMYTGERQVSTLRKKYLEAVLKQDVGFFDTDARTGDIVFSVSTDTLLVQDAISEKVGNFIHYLSTFLAGLVVGFVSAWRLALLSVAVIPGIAFAGGLYAYTLTGLTSKSRESYANAGIMAEQAIAQVRTVKSYVGESKALNSYSDAIQNTLQLGYKAGMAKGLGLGCTYGIACMSWALVFWYAGVFIRNGQTDGGKAFTAIFSAIVGGMSLGQSFSNLGAFSKGKSAGYKLMEIIRQKPTIIQDQLDGKCLSEVKGNIELKEVTFSYPSRPDVIIFRNFSIFFPAGKTVAVVGGSGSGKSTVVSLIERFYDPNQGQVLLDGVDIRTLQLKWLRDQMGLVNQEPALFATTILENILYGKPDATMDEVEAAASAANAHSFITLLPNGYNTQVGERGVQLSGGQKQRIAIARAMLKDPKILLLDEATSALDASSESIVQEALDRLMVGRTTVVVAHRLSTIRNVDSIAVIQQGQVVETGTHEELIAKAGAYSSLIRFQEMVGNRDFRNPSTRCSRSSRLSHSLSTKSLSLRSGSLRNLSYQYSTGADGRIEMISNAETDRKTRAPRGYFFRLLTLNAPEWPYSIMGAIGSVLSGFIGPTFAIVMSNMIEVFYYRNPASMERKTKEYVFIYIGAGLYAVVAYLIQHYFFSIMGENLTTRVRRMMLAAILRNEVGWYDEEENNSSLLASKLATDAADVKSAIAERISVILQNMTSLLTSFIVAFIVEWRVSLLILATFPLLVLANFAQQLSLKGFAGDTAKAHAKTSMIAGEGVSNIRTVAAFNAQDKILSLFCHELRIPQLGSLRRSQTAGLLFGLSQLALYASEALILWYGAHLVSKGVSTFSKVIKVFVVLVVTANSVAETVSLAPEIIRGGEAVGSVFSILDRQTRIDPDDPEAEVVETIRGEIELRHVDFAYPSRPDIMIFKDFNLRIRTGQSQALVGASGSGKSSVIALIERFYDPIVGKVMIDGKDIRRLNLKSLRLKIGLVQQEPALFAASIFDNIAYGKEGATEAEVVEAARTANVHGFVSGLPDGYKTPVGERGVQLSGGQKQRIAIARAVLKDPTILLLDEATSALDAESECVLQEALERLMRGRTTVLVAHRLSTIRGVDSIGVVQDGRIVEHGSHSELVSRPDGAYSRLLQLQNHRI; from the exons ATGGCTGACACCACAGAGCCAACCAAGACATTGCCGGAggcagagaaaaagaaagaacagaGCTTGCCGTTTTACCAGCTCTTCTCCTTTGCTGACAAGTATGATTGCCTCCTCATGGTCTCTGGCAGCATAGGAGCCATAATTCACGGCTCTTCTATGCCCGTGTTCTTCCTCTTATTTGGTGAAATGGTTAATGGGTTCGGCAAAAACCAAATGAATCTGCAGAAAATGACCGCCGAAGTAGCCAAG TATGCTCTGTATTTTGTGTATCTCGGCCTGATCGTCTGCTTCTCATCCTACGCCG aGATTGCATGCTGGATGTACACCGGAGAAAGACAAGTGAGCACTCTGAGGAAGAAGTATCTGGAAGCCGTGCTTAAACAAGACGTGGGGTTTTTCGACACGGATGCCAGAACAGGTGACATAGTCTTCAGCGTCTCGACGGACACCCTTCTGGTCCAAGATGCCATTAGCGAGAAG GTGGGGAACTTCATACACTATCTCTCAACATTTCTGGCGGGACTGGTGGTTGGGTTTGTATCAGCATGGAGGCTGGCGCTGCTGAGTGTGGCAGTCATCCCGGGGATTGCTTTTGCTGGCGGGTTGTATGCTTATACGCTTACAGGGCTCACATCCAAGAGCCGAGAATCGTATGCAAATGCGGGCATTATGGCTGAGCAA GCCATTGCACAAGTACGGACAGTTAAATCATATGTTGGTGAAAGCAAGGCCCTGAATTCGTATTCAGATGCCATACAGAACACCTTGCAGCTTGGTTACAAGGCCGGAATGGCCAAAGGTCTGGGGTTAGGGTGTACCTATGGCATAGCTTGTATGTCGTGGGCTCTTGTTTTCTGGTATGCCGGTGTGTTTATCCGAAATGGACAGACTGATGGAGGGAAAGCATTCACAGCCATTTTTTCAGCTATTGTTGGTGGCAT GAGCTTGGGTCAGTCATTTTCCAATCTTGGGGCCTTTAGCAAAGGTAAATCAGCTGGATACAAGTTGATGGAGATTATTAGGCAAAAGCCCACCATAATTCAGGACCAGTTGGATGGAAAGTGCTTGTCTGAGGTTAAAGGAAACATAGAACTCAAGGAGGTGACATTCAGCTACCCATCCAGGCCAGATGTTATCATTTTCCGAAATTTTTCAATCTTCTTCCCAGCTGGAAAGACTGTTGCCGTTGTTGGAGGCAGTGGTTCAGGGAAAAGCACCGTTGTCTCTCTGATTGAAAGGTTTTACGATCCTAACCAGG GTCAGGTATTGCTGGATGGTGTGGACATAAGAACACTGCAGCTGAAATGGTTACGTGATCAGATGGGCCTGGTAAACCAGGAGCCTGCACTCTTTGCTACTACCATTCTTGAGAACATACTCTATGGAAAGCCTGATGCAACAATGGATGAAGTAGAAGCTGCAGCCTCTGCAGCTAATGCTCATAGTTTCATCACTTTGCTTCCTAATGGGTATAACACTCAG GTAGGAGAGCGAGGAGTCCAACTCTCTGGAGGTCAAAAACAGAGAATTGCAATTGCTAGAGCTATGTTGAAAGACCCAAAGATCCTGCTTCTTGATGAAGCAACCAGCGCCCTTGATGCAAGCTCTGAGAGCATTGTTCAAGAAGCTCTTGATCGTCTCATGGTTGGGAGGACAACTGTAGTTGTGGCACATCGCCTTTCCACCATAAGGAATGTTGACAGCATTGCAGTTATACAACAAGGGCAAGTTGTTGAGACAGGAACTCATGAAGAACTGATTGCCAAAGCAGGGGCTTATTCTTCATTAATTCGGTTCCAAGAAATGGTTGGAAACAGAGACTTCAGGAATCCATCTACTCGTTGTTCACGATCATCACGACTAAGCCACTCATTGTCAACCAAGTCTTTGAGCCTCCGGTCTGGCAGCTTAAGGAACCTGAGCTACCAGTACAGTACTGGTGCTGATGGGAGGATAGAGATGATTTCAAATGCTGAGACAGACAGGAAAACTCGAGCTCCAAGGGGATATTTCTTTCGGCTTCTCACGCTAAATGCTCCTGAATGGCCTTATTCAATCATGGGTGCCATAGGATCAGTACTGTCCGGGTTTATCGGTCCAACCTTTGCTATTGTAATGAGCAACATGATTGAGGTGTTCTATTATAGAAATCCTGCTTCCATGGAGAGGAAGACAAAGGAGTATGTCTTCATTTACATAGGAGCTGGGCTCTATGCTGTAGTTGCATATTTGATACAACATTACTTCTTCAGCATAATGGGAGAGAACCTCACTACTAGAGTAAGGAGGATGATGCTTGCAG CAATTTTAAGGAACGAAGTCGGATGGTATGATGAAGAGGAGAACAACTCGAGTCTTCTAGCCTCAAAACTGGCCACAGATGCTGCTGATGTGAAATCCGCAATTGCTGAGAGGATTTCTGTGATTCTGCAGAACATGACTTCACTGCTCACTTCATTCATAGTTGCTTTCATTGTGGAATGGAGGGTCTCCCTACTTATCCTAGCAACCTTTCCTCTTTTGGTTCTTGCCAACTTTGCTCAG CAACTTTCGCTTAAAGGTTTTGCCGGAGACACTGCCAAGGCTCATGCAAAGACGAGCATGATTGCAGGGGAAGGAGTGAGCAACATTCGAACAGTTGCAGCCTTCAATGCACAAGACAagatcctctctctcttctgccaTGAGCTTCGTATCCCACAACTAGGAAGCCTTCGTCGGAGCCAAACTGCTGGTCTCCTATTTGGCCTCTCACAACTTGCGTTATATGCATCTGAAGCTCTCATTCTATGGTATGGCGCCCACCTTGTGAGCAAAGGTGTCTCAACCTTCTCCAAAGTCATCAAGGTTTTTGTGGTCCTGGTTGTAACAGCCAATTCAGTAGCAGAAACAGTTAGTCTTGCCCCTGAGATTATTAGGGGTGGTGAAGCTGTTGGCTCTGTGTTTTCAATTCTTGATCGCCAAACTAGGATTGACCCGGATGACCCTGAGGCTGAGGTGGTTGAAACAATTCGTGGGGAAATTGAACTTAGGCATGTCGATTTTGCATACCCTTCACGACCTGATATTATGATCTTTAAAGATTTTAATCTCAGAATCCGTACTGGCCAAAGCCAAGCACTTGTTGGAGCTAGTGGTTCGGGGAAGAGTTCTGTGATTGCATTGATCGAGAGGTTCTATGATCCAATAGTTGGGAAGGTAATGATTGATGGCAAAGACATTCGACGTCTGAACTTGAAGTCTCTTAGGCTGAAAATTGGTTTGGTGCAACAAGAACCAGCTCTCTTTGCAGCAAGCATTTTCGATAACATTGCCTATGGAAAAGAAGGTGCAACCGAAGCAGAAGTAGTCGAAGCTGCACGTACAGCCAATGTGCATGGATTCGTTAGTGGATTGCCCGATGGGTACAAAACTCCTGTTGGGGAGAGAGGGGTTCAGCTCTCAGGAGGACAGAAACAAAGAATTGCTATAGCAAGAGCTGTGCTCAAGGACCCAACAATACTTTTGCTGGATGAAGCCACAAGTGCACTGGATGCAGAATCAGAATGCGTACTACAAGAAGCGCTGGAGAGGCTCATGAGGGGCCGAACTACTGTGCTGGTTGCCCACCGTTTATCAACAATTAGAGGGGTGGATAGCATCGGTGTGGTGCAAGATGGGCGCATTGTGGAACATGGAAGCCACTCAGAACTTGTGAGCCGCCCAGATGGGGCATATTCGAGACTCTTGCAGCTACAAAATCATCGGATATGA